Proteins from a single region of Streptomyces sp. Tu 3180:
- a CDS encoding helix-turn-helix transcriptional regulator, protein MSELFEAVDALVASRAPLPPAQERKRLRQAHGLTLEEVAAALKVRRATVSGWESVKKTVEPRGPEREAYARLLNKLAELYPAPPVPEESAAPTAAATFTAAPGPAEAQPLPPGPAPATAATTATGNARISPDSPASVPAAASRPARTARSTSTSRRPGARKAAPARTPAGGADPRFENGPLAVVDVDAGGQVLAYCTGGLVLDVPAKSLPALVEWTLQEARLGQPRLSGPGKDADPLLVLTEAVLQRYGLPVALTEEERLAGRLPEGHKAVRQLARADWKLTKRGLGPWARIYRPAQGSERNCVQLCIPSWHALDSRHWGNAAQLPPADLARVLGVYASRVMTPRGSTAVTGLELMTALHPPTRASEPDATGKRHSAHNPGSLGRDPVDCAPCEAPDGHPLLADLPRFHVRGPGEKLFEEAYDWARPMTDAECTLRHLVGIDVNMAFAAGANGLNVGLGAPTHVTNPVFDPKLPGSWLVDLSHVGLSRVKVGKEWVQLEGDLLPSPFTPKGERPEGPAWYATPTVAYAVELGYEVRPLEAYVRYDNGRYLDGWYQRLRDAYLATMADLGVHADMEPADFLAAMDGYQERDPQLAIVASAIKATVKGGLGKLRERPRGEGWRPGQPWRALARPTWRPDIRAAVISRTRINLHRKIVKHAAFTGQYPVAVLSDCVVYASDGESPLDFLPYRQGKPLPGGFKLGVNPGLVKHEGTQSVLWGEEVRERFDAPGLNLARYIKDGTVTDVDNGE, encoded by the coding sequence ATGTCCGAGTTGTTCGAGGCGGTCGACGCGCTGGTGGCGTCCCGTGCTCCGTTGCCGCCGGCGCAGGAGCGCAAGCGGCTGCGTCAGGCCCACGGGCTGACGCTGGAGGAGGTGGCCGCCGCGCTGAAGGTGCGCCGGGCGACGGTGTCGGGCTGGGAGTCGGTCAAGAAGACGGTCGAGCCGCGGGGCCCGGAGCGTGAGGCGTATGCGCGGCTGCTGAACAAGCTCGCGGAGCTCTACCCCGCGCCCCCGGTACCGGAGGAGTCAGCCGCCCCGACGGCAGCAGCCACCTTCACCGCCGCGCCCGGCCCGGCGGAAGCACAGCCTCTGCCCCCCGGCCCGGCGCCCGCCACCGCGGCCACGACCGCAACCGGGAACGCCCGAATCAGCCCCGACTCTCCCGCTTCTGTCCCGGCGGCCGCGTCGCGTCCGGCGCGCACCGCCAGGAGCACGTCGACGTCGCGCCGCCCCGGCGCACGGAAGGCGGCCCCGGCCCGCACCCCGGCGGGCGGTGCCGACCCGCGCTTCGAGAACGGGCCGCTCGCGGTCGTCGACGTCGACGCCGGGGGACAGGTGCTGGCGTACTGCACCGGCGGTCTGGTCCTGGACGTGCCCGCCAAGAGCCTGCCGGCCCTGGTGGAGTGGACGCTGCAGGAGGCCAGGCTCGGGCAGCCGAGGCTGTCCGGCCCGGGCAAGGACGCCGACCCGCTGCTGGTGCTGACCGAGGCCGTGCTGCAGCGCTACGGCCTGCCCGTGGCCCTCACCGAGGAGGAGCGCCTCGCCGGGCGCCTACCGGAGGGCCACAAGGCCGTCAGGCAGCTGGCGCGCGCCGACTGGAAGCTCACCAAGCGCGGCCTCGGGCCGTGGGCGCGGATCTACCGCCCCGCCCAGGGCTCGGAGCGCAACTGCGTACAGCTGTGCATCCCGTCCTGGCACGCGCTCGACTCCCGCCATTGGGGCAACGCCGCACAGCTTCCGCCGGCGGACCTCGCCCGCGTCCTCGGGGTGTACGCCTCCCGGGTGATGACGCCGCGCGGCTCCACCGCCGTCACCGGCCTGGAGCTGATGACCGCGCTGCACCCGCCGACCCGCGCCTCCGAGCCCGACGCGACGGGCAAGCGGCACTCCGCGCACAACCCCGGCAGCCTGGGCAGGGACCCGGTCGACTGCGCCCCGTGCGAGGCCCCCGACGGGCACCCGCTCCTGGCGGACCTGCCGCGCTTCCACGTCCGCGGCCCCGGCGAGAAGCTGTTCGAAGAAGCCTACGACTGGGCGCGGCCGATGACGGACGCCGAGTGCACCCTGCGGCACCTGGTCGGCATCGACGTCAACATGGCCTTCGCCGCCGGCGCCAACGGCCTGAACGTCGGCCTCGGAGCCCCGACGCACGTCACCAACCCGGTCTTCGACCCGAAGCTGCCCGGCTCCTGGCTGGTCGACCTCTCCCACGTCGGCCTGTCGAGGGTGAAGGTCGGCAAGGAGTGGGTGCAGCTGGAAGGCGACCTGCTGCCCTCTCCGTTCACGCCGAAGGGCGAGCGCCCCGAGGGCCCGGCCTGGTACGCGACGCCGACCGTCGCCTACGCGGTGGAGCTGGGCTACGAGGTGCGCCCGCTCGAGGCGTACGTCCGGTACGACAACGGCCGCTACCTGGACGGCTGGTACCAGCGGCTGCGCGACGCCTACCTCGCCACGATGGCCGACCTCGGCGTCCACGCCGACATGGAGCCGGCCGACTTCCTGGCGGCGATGGACGGCTACCAGGAGCGCGACCCGCAGCTGGCGATCGTCGCCTCGGCGATCAAGGCGACCGTCAAGGGCGGCCTGGGCAAGCTGCGCGAGCGCCCGCGCGGGGAGGGCTGGCGGCCCGGGCAGCCGTGGCGCGCCCTTGCTCGCCCGACGTGGCGGCCGGACATCCGCGCGGCCGTCATCTCCCGCACCCGCATCAACCTCCACCGCAAGATCGTCAAGCACGCGGCGTTCACCGGCCAGTACCCGGTCGCGGTCCTGTCCGACTGCGTCGTCTACGCGTCCGACGGTGAGAGCCCGCTGGACTTCCTGCCCTACCGCCAGGGCAAGCCGCTGCCCGGCGGCTTCAAGCTCGGCGTCAACCCCGGCCTGGTCAAGCACGAGGGCACCCAGTCCGTCCTGTGGGGTGAAGAGGTCCGCGAGCGGTTCGACGCCCCCGGCCTCAACCTCGCCCGCTACATCAAGGACGGCACCGTCACCGACGTCGACAACGGAGAGTAG
- a CDS encoding XRE family transcriptional regulator, translating into MSLFGDGLDAAVQKAFTRPAPKSAPAQMRYLVKQLKSTKEVAQMLRISQRTVERYVKDQIKKPRPDLAARLEREVKKRWQPQIRARARQRAATTGGIVLDTRARLGYTAPIGSTDESRIRHLTVALPPQHAARLFDAQQAGAGDQQLQQIAADALKEVYFQDGGRRAGSLEEVRFTDIEHLEFDL; encoded by the coding sequence ATGAGCCTGTTCGGGGACGGCCTGGACGCCGCGGTACAAAAAGCCTTCACCCGCCCGGCGCCCAAGAGCGCACCCGCCCAGATGCGCTACCTGGTCAAACAGCTCAAGAGCACCAAGGAGGTCGCCCAGATGCTGCGCATCTCCCAGCGCACCGTCGAACGGTACGTGAAGGACCAGATCAAAAAGCCCCGCCCCGACCTCGCCGCGCGCCTGGAGCGCGAGGTGAAGAAGCGCTGGCAGCCGCAGATCCGCGCCAGGGCCCGGCAGAGGGCGGCCACCACCGGCGGCATCGTCCTCGACACCCGCGCCCGCCTCGGCTACACCGCGCCGATCGGGTCGACGGACGAGTCCCGCATCCGGCACCTGACCGTCGCCCTGCCCCCGCAGCACGCGGCCCGCCTCTTCGACGCCCAGCAGGCCGGCGCCGGCGACCAGCAGCTCCAGCAGATCGCCGCCGACGCGCTCAAGGAGGTGTACTTCCAGGACGGCGGCCGCCGCGCCGGCAGCCTGGAGGAGGTCCGCTTCACCGACATCGAGCACCTGGAGTTCGACCTGTAG
- a CDS encoding nitroreductase family protein, translating to MAVHPLLAERRSPRSFDVTHMITDEELTSLLEAARWAPSAHNPQP from the coding sequence GTGGCTGTCCACCCGCTGCTCGCCGAACGCCGGAGCCCGCGCTCGTTCGACGTCACGCACATGATCACCGACGAAGAGCTGACCTCCTTGCTGGAGGCGGCCCGCTGGGCGCCCTCCGCCCACAATCCGCAGCCGTGA
- a CDS encoding DUF1684 domain-containing protein — translation MTVQDSSTSTDAFVAEWEAWHRRRDAALAHEHGFLAVTGLHWLASDPQRFPDAPGTWSTGDDGVTVVLDQGEELVVDGTAVRGRHAFGVIPERGGANAFWGDAMIEVAKRGGNDLIRPRHPEHPLRTAFNGTPAYAPDPRWVITGTYTPFPEPRPTTVGAAVEGLQHVYDAPGRIRFRTNGLTLGLTAFNGSTPGGLLVLFTDATSGVTTYAANRALQVDAPGPDGTVVLDFNRATNLPCAYTDFATCPLPPAENRLPVAIEAGEKIPHERKPAGR, via the coding sequence ATGACCGTCCAGGATTCCTCCACCAGCACCGACGCCTTCGTCGCGGAATGGGAGGCGTGGCACCGACGGAGGGACGCCGCGCTCGCCCATGAGCACGGATTCCTCGCCGTCACCGGCCTGCACTGGCTGGCCTCGGACCCCCAGCGCTTCCCCGACGCACCCGGCACCTGGTCGACCGGCGACGACGGCGTCACCGTCGTGCTCGACCAGGGGGAGGAGCTCGTCGTCGACGGCACCGCGGTGCGCGGACGGCACGCTTTCGGCGTCATCCCGGAACGCGGCGGCGCCAACGCCTTCTGGGGAGACGCGATGATCGAGGTCGCCAAGCGCGGCGGCAACGATCTGATCCGCCCGCGGCACCCGGAGCACCCGCTGCGCACCGCGTTCAACGGGACGCCCGCGTACGCGCCCGACCCGCGCTGGGTGATCACCGGCACGTACACCCCGTTCCCGGAACCGCGGCCGACCACCGTGGGCGCCGCCGTCGAAGGGCTGCAGCACGTCTACGACGCACCCGGCAGGATCCGCTTCCGGACCAATGGCCTGACACTGGGGCTGACCGCCTTCAACGGAAGCACACCGGGCGGCCTCCTCGTGCTGTTCACCGACGCGACCTCCGGTGTGACCACGTACGCGGCCAACCGCGCCCTGCAGGTCGACGCACCCGGGCCCGACGGCACCGTGGTGCTGGACTTCAACCGTGCCACCAACCTGCCGTGCGCCTACACCGACTTCGCGACGTGCCCGCTGCCGCCGGCCGAGAACCGGCTCCCGGTCGCGATCGAGGCCGGTGAGAAGATCCCCCACGAGCGGAAGCCGGCCGGGCGGTGA